A genomic stretch from Arthrobacter sp. KBS0702 includes:
- a CDS encoding universal stress protein, translating into MSGIVIVGVDGSETAMRAARTAADLASAMGATLNVVTAYASDKTEVVEIAGEDWTVSDSEQATKVAQRVALLLGASGVSTTYTAAHGKPHEVLVSEAERLEAKIIVVGNRRMQGLGRVLGSVANTVAHNAPCDVFIAKTN; encoded by the coding sequence GTGTCAGGCATCGTCATCGTCGGCGTCGACGGATCAGAAACAGCCATGCGGGCCGCGCGTACCGCTGCGGACCTGGCCTCGGCCATGGGCGCAACCCTCAATGTCGTCACGGCGTACGCGAGCGACAAGACCGAAGTAGTGGAAATCGCGGGCGAGGACTGGACCGTCTCCGACTCCGAGCAGGCGACTAAAGTGGCGCAGCGCGTGGCATTGCTGCTGGGCGCATCGGGCGTCTCCACCACGTACACCGCCGCGCACGGGAAGCCCCACGAGGTCCTCGTCAGCGAGGCCGAACGCCTCGAAGCGAAGATCATCGTCGTGGGAAACCGCCGAATGCAGGGTCTGGGAAGGGTTCTGGGCAGCGTGGCCAACACGGTCGCCCACAACGCACCGTGCGACGTCTTCATCGCCAAAACCAACTGA
- a CDS encoding GntR family transcriptional regulator → MVLEKSVYSRLREDILSSAITPEETLTEVKLTERYGASRTPVREALQRLEQDGLLERRGKVLAVRTHTAEEIVDIYESRIVLEEAAAAKAARKRTDLDVRLLRAKYQSMRALDPADGPALAEANREFHGLIWAAAHSPSLMRLLTGLDQQVRRYTLTTLTHPGRWDAVLADYEALVAAIEAGDATTACDIAARHMTEALEIRLQMYAEDPNRL, encoded by the coding sequence GTGGTGTTGGAGAAGTCGGTCTACAGCCGCCTGCGGGAGGACATCCTGAGTTCGGCGATCACGCCGGAGGAGACCCTCACCGAGGTCAAGCTAACGGAGCGGTACGGCGCGTCCCGCACTCCCGTCCGCGAGGCGTTGCAGCGGCTGGAGCAGGATGGCCTGCTGGAGCGGCGCGGCAAGGTCCTGGCGGTCCGCACCCACACGGCCGAGGAAATCGTCGACATTTATGAGTCGCGGATCGTGCTGGAAGAAGCGGCCGCGGCTAAGGCGGCGCGCAAGCGGACGGACCTGGACGTCCGGCTGCTGCGGGCCAAGTACCAGAGCATGCGGGCGTTGGACCCGGCCGACGGGCCAGCCTTGGCCGAGGCAAACCGGGAGTTCCACGGCCTGATCTGGGCCGCGGCCCACAGCCCGTCCCTCATGCGGCTGCTGACAGGCCTGGACCAGCAGGTCCGCCGTTATACCCTGACCACCCTCACCCACCCGGGCCGTTGGGACGCAGTCCTGGCCGACTACGAGGCCCTGGTTGCCGCGATCGAGGCCGGCGACGCAACGACGGCCTGCGACATCGCCGCCCGCCATATGACCGAGGCCTTGGAAATCCGCCTGCAGATGTACGCCGAGGATCCGAACCGGCTGTAG
- the tcuA gene encoding FAD-dependent tricarballylate dehydrogenase TcuA, whose translation MIANVDVLVVGGGNAGFTAALAAAENGRSVLLLEKAEKDRAGGNSYYTAGATRIPHGGLEDLADVVEPDERHTVTEVPPYTQEDYLADLDKVSGGRNDPELSRVLVEESHGTLRWLQRQGLKYRLMYERQAYSRPDGSFLFWGGLHIGNVGGGKGLMEDHAAAAERAGVGVRYGHAATGLIVEDERVVGARFRDGDGVEKEVRAGSVILASGGFEANPEMRRRYLGEGWQNAKVRGAPGNTGEMIRSALDAGAAQGGDWSTCHSVAWDAGFAENESNYELTNQLTRGGYPLGIVVNQAGERFVDEGADFRNYTYARYGRDILQQPGAVAYQLFDATTRPMLRAEEYEMPGVSVIVSDDLATLAERAGIDPAGLERTVAGYNAAIDTGRAFDPNVKDRRAAAVVPPKSNWALALETAPFYAFPVTCGVTFTFGGLKTDTFGRVLNNDGAPVPGLLACGEALGGLFSGNYPGGSGLAAGAVFGRRAGSVA comes from the coding sequence ATGATCGCGAACGTCGACGTTCTGGTGGTAGGCGGCGGCAACGCCGGATTCACGGCGGCACTGGCCGCGGCCGAAAACGGCCGCTCGGTGCTGCTGCTGGAGAAGGCGGAGAAGGACCGCGCCGGCGGCAACAGCTATTACACCGCGGGCGCCACCCGCATCCCGCACGGCGGGCTGGAAGACCTGGCCGACGTCGTCGAACCCGACGAGCGGCACACCGTCACCGAGGTCCCGCCGTACACGCAGGAGGACTACCTGGCGGACCTGGACAAAGTCTCGGGCGGACGTAACGATCCCGAGCTTTCCCGGGTGCTGGTGGAGGAGAGCCACGGGACCCTGCGCTGGCTGCAGCGGCAGGGGCTGAAGTACCGGCTGATGTACGAACGCCAGGCCTACAGCCGGCCGGACGGATCGTTCCTGTTCTGGGGCGGCCTGCACATCGGCAACGTCGGCGGCGGCAAGGGCCTGATGGAGGACCACGCGGCGGCGGCCGAACGCGCCGGCGTCGGCGTCCGCTACGGCCACGCCGCGACGGGGCTGATCGTCGAGGATGAGCGCGTTGTGGGCGCGAGGTTCCGCGACGGCGACGGCGTGGAGAAAGAGGTGCGGGCCGGTTCCGTCATCCTGGCCTCCGGCGGCTTCGAGGCCAACCCCGAGATGCGGCGCCGCTACCTTGGCGAGGGCTGGCAGAACGCGAAGGTCCGCGGCGCCCCGGGGAACACCGGCGAGATGATCCGCTCGGCCCTGGACGCGGGCGCGGCGCAGGGCGGGGACTGGTCCACCTGCCACAGCGTGGCCTGGGACGCCGGGTTCGCGGAGAACGAGAGCAACTATGAGCTGACCAACCAGCTCACCCGCGGCGGATACCCGCTGGGCATCGTGGTGAACCAGGCGGGCGAGCGCTTCGTGGACGAGGGCGCCGACTTCCGCAACTACACCTACGCCCGTTACGGCCGGGACATTCTGCAGCAGCCCGGAGCCGTGGCGTACCAGCTGTTCGACGCCACCACCCGGCCCATGCTCCGCGCCGAGGAGTACGAGATGCCCGGCGTCTCGGTCATCGTCTCCGATGACCTGGCCACCCTGGCCGAGCGTGCGGGCATCGACCCGGCGGGGCTGGAACGCACGGTTGCCGGCTACAACGCCGCCATCGATACCGGACGGGCGTTCGACCCCAACGTCAAGGACAGGAGGGCGGCGGCCGTGGTGCCGCCCAAGAGCAACTGGGCGTTGGCGCTGGAGACGGCTCCGTTTTACGCCTTCCCCGTCACGTGCGGGGTGACCTTCACGTTCGGCGGGCTGAAGACGGACACCTTCGGGCGCGTCTTGAACAACGACGGCGCCCCCGTCCCGGGCTTGCTGGCCTGCGGCGAAGCGCTGGGCGGGTTGTTCAGCGGCAACTACCCGGGCGGCAGCGGCCTCGCGGCCGGCGCGGTGTTCGGCAGGAGGGCCGGCTCAGTCGCCTGA
- a CDS encoding alpha/beta fold hydrolase, giving the protein MPAEILLVHGSMLGAWCWEETIAELAALGTEAAAFDLPGHGNDETPRGSVTVADYVAAVVERLDAAPGPVVLAGHSMAGYPIAAAAVKRPDKVRHLVYFSAQARKPGQSWADTLDPAIRETYEREAAARGDGSYVVPETVVASRWLSSLDREDPAVRAIRSRLTPQPAGPLFEPWTLTAGALDGVPVTYLWPEEDRQNTERRMRMSLSNLPAATRLVTISGDHCAMLTNPKVAAAALHDVAAGYRN; this is encoded by the coding sequence ATGCCCGCCGAGATCCTGCTGGTCCACGGAAGCATGCTCGGCGCATGGTGCTGGGAGGAGACCATCGCCGAGCTCGCCGCCCTGGGCACGGAGGCTGCCGCGTTTGACCTTCCCGGCCACGGAAATGACGAAACCCCGCGCGGCTCGGTGACCGTGGCCGACTACGTTGCCGCCGTCGTCGAGCGCCTGGACGCTGCCCCGGGACCCGTGGTCCTCGCCGGGCACAGCATGGCCGGGTACCCGATCGCGGCCGCGGCCGTGAAGCGCCCGGACAAGGTCCGGCACCTGGTCTATTTCAGCGCCCAGGCCCGCAAACCCGGCCAGTCCTGGGCGGACACCCTGGACCCCGCCATCCGCGAGACCTACGAGCGGGAAGCCGCGGCGCGGGGGGACGGCAGTTACGTAGTTCCCGAAACAGTGGTGGCCTCCCGCTGGCTCTCCTCGCTGGACCGGGAGGACCCCGCGGTCCGGGCCATCCGATCTCGGCTCACCCCGCAGCCCGCCGGGCCGCTCTTCGAACCATGGACCCTGACCGCCGGCGCCCTGGACGGCGTCCCCGTGACCTACCTCTGGCCCGAGGAGGACCGGCAAAACACCGAACGGCGAATGCGCATGTCCCTGTCCAACCTCCCTGCCGCCACCCGGCTGGTCACCATCAGCGGCGACCACTGCGCCATGCTGACCAACCCGAAGGTCGCCGCGGCAGCCCTCCACGACGTCGCCGCCGGGTACCGAAACTAG
- a CDS encoding iron ABC transporter permease, with protein sequence MSLKTPLADPVVTASPAPVASRGTKALGNLRKSTPAMIIIAILAVLVLLPLALVLLAAFSDAVPRPGNISLGGLTLDNLILLASPEALGALGNSLMVGAGSAVVALVIGAFLAFVCARTDAPLRKFIFFIGMAPMFIPALVGALAWSLLSSPSAGYLNILLRDLGIDFIINIYSLPGLIFVLGIFYAPYAFLLMHSSLSMMNADLEEAATVHGATLKTMLRTVTLPLALPAVLGSAILVFALTMENFPVAQVIGNPAGIDTLPTYIYRLMSSTPAKSNQAASIAIVLTAALLIITVVQQRIINKRKFTTVTGKGNRPRQVPLRKLRWPFTIIALAYFAVAVVLPMLALLAASMQATPFVASISQLFETGAMSFAKLADVLGSHDFQLALRNSVMVALLAAIAGTTLSFIASYVRYRTKSRLGQLIELIAMTPLAVPAIVMGIGLLWTWLLLPVPVYGTLAILAIACVAVFLPQGYRGISASMLQMDQDLEDSAVMLGARRAKAIVSVTLPLMRVGITSSFLLFLMLSMRELSASIFLFTSNTRILSILVFDNFDNGQSQAAAAVSVLYIVVIAVLAVIAQKVGADRKLGAK encoded by the coding sequence ATGAGTCTCAAGACGCCGCTGGCGGACCCCGTCGTCACGGCCAGCCCCGCCCCCGTCGCCTCACGCGGCACCAAGGCGCTGGGGAACCTGCGCAAGAGCACCCCCGCCATGATCATCATCGCGATCCTGGCCGTCCTGGTGCTCCTGCCGCTGGCCCTGGTGCTGCTGGCGGCGTTCTCCGACGCCGTTCCCCGCCCGGGCAACATCTCCCTGGGCGGGCTGACGCTGGACAACCTGATCCTTCTGGCCAGCCCGGAAGCCCTGGGGGCGCTGGGCAACTCGCTCATGGTGGGCGCCGGGTCGGCCGTGGTGGCACTGGTCATCGGGGCGTTCCTGGCCTTCGTCTGTGCCCGCACCGACGCGCCGCTGCGGAAGTTCATCTTCTTCATCGGCATGGCCCCGATGTTCATCCCGGCGCTCGTCGGTGCCCTGGCCTGGTCGCTGCTGTCCTCCCCGAGCGCCGGCTACCTGAACATCCTGCTCCGTGACCTCGGCATCGACTTCATCATCAACATCTACAGCCTGCCGGGGCTGATCTTCGTACTCGGGATCTTCTACGCCCCTTACGCGTTCCTGCTGATGCACAGCTCGCTGTCCATGATGAACGCGGACCTCGAGGAGGCCGCCACCGTCCACGGGGCCACCCTGAAGACCATGCTGCGCACCGTCACGCTGCCGCTGGCACTTCCGGCCGTCCTCGGGTCCGCGATCCTCGTCTTCGCCCTGACCATGGAGAACTTCCCGGTGGCCCAGGTGATCGGCAACCCGGCCGGCATCGACACCCTTCCCACCTACATTTACCGCCTGATGAGCTCGACGCCGGCCAAGAGCAACCAGGCGGCCAGCATCGCCATCGTCCTGACGGCTGCCCTGCTGATCATCACCGTGGTCCAGCAGCGCATCATCAACAAGCGCAAGTTCACCACGGTGACGGGCAAGGGCAACCGGCCGCGCCAGGTCCCGCTGCGGAAGCTGCGCTGGCCGTTCACCATCATCGCCCTCGCCTACTTCGCAGTCGCCGTCGTCCTCCCGATGCTTGCGCTGCTCGCAGCGTCCATGCAGGCCACCCCGTTCGTGGCCTCCATCTCCCAGCTCTTCGAGACAGGGGCGATGAGCTTCGCCAAGCTCGCCGACGTGCTCGGATCCCACGATTTCCAGCTCGCACTGCGCAACAGCGTGATGGTGGCCCTCCTGGCCGCGATCGCGGGCACCACGCTCAGCTTCATCGCCTCCTACGTCCGCTACCGGACCAAGTCGCGCCTCGGCCAGCTGATCGAGCTGATCGCGATGACGCCGCTGGCGGTTCCCGCGATCGTTATGGGCATCGGCCTGCTGTGGACCTGGCTGCTGCTGCCGGTTCCGGTCTACGGAACGCTGGCGATCCTGGCGATCGCCTGCGTGGCGGTCTTCCTGCCGCAGGGTTACCGGGGCATCTCGGCGTCGATGCTACAGATGGACCAGGACCTGGAGGACAGCGCCGTCATGCTCGGCGCCCGGCGGGCCAAGGCGATCGTCTCGGTCACCCTCCCGCTGATGCGCGTCGGCATCACGTCCTCGTTCCTGCTGTTCCTCATGCTCTCGATGAGGGAGCTCAGCGCCTCGATTTTCCTCTTCACCTCCAACACCCGCATCCTCTCGATCCTGGTGTTCGACAACTTCGACAACGGGCAGAGCCAGGCGGCTGCGGCCGTCAGTGTTCTGTACATCGTCGTGATCGCCGTGCTGGCGGTGATCGCCCAGAAGGTGGGCGCCGACCGCAAGCTCGGCGCCAAGTAA
- a CDS encoding PrpF domain-containing protein, which yields MTSPTGTVQLGEPESPLASVTQVPAALVRGGTSKCWIFRQSDLPAETADVERLLIRTFGSPDLRQIDGVGGASSTTSKAIIVDDLAAADGVVNYRFAQVAIDNPSVEWDSNCGNCATGLGLYALHARLVAPADGVSRVTIVNTVTGLSLVCEVPTPGREVPTYGARQIPGQYYPGVPVDIIFESSSWTSFEAEMPTGNPIDEVTVQGRTFHATLIDAGAPAALFDPRDFGFTGQESAEELEQLVDLAPALRAAAAKVMGIPSHLTSIPKVGIVGPPPAGEKGVSARMISMGALHPAIGLTSAVAIAAAYGRAGSVVANAAVSNTESTGHDGGDTLAIHLLNGATRTALDAAVPTKVAFQRSARVISEGTVLVPGD from the coding sequence ATGACCAGCCCTACCGGCACGGTCCAATTGGGGGAACCGGAATCCCCCCTCGCATCGGTAACCCAGGTGCCGGCGGCCCTGGTTCGCGGCGGGACCAGCAAGTGCTGGATCTTCCGCCAGAGCGACCTGCCGGCGGAAACCGCGGACGTTGAACGGCTCCTGATCCGTACCTTCGGCTCACCCGACCTGCGCCAGATCGACGGCGTCGGCGGCGCGTCCTCCACCACCAGCAAGGCGATCATCGTGGACGACCTGGCGGCGGCGGACGGCGTTGTGAACTACCGCTTCGCCCAGGTGGCGATCGACAACCCTTCGGTGGAGTGGGACAGCAACTGCGGCAACTGCGCCACCGGCCTGGGCCTGTACGCGCTGCACGCCCGGTTGGTGGCACCGGCCGACGGCGTCTCCCGGGTCACGATCGTCAATACGGTCACCGGGCTCAGCCTGGTCTGCGAGGTTCCCACCCCCGGACGGGAAGTCCCCACCTACGGCGCGCGGCAGATCCCGGGGCAGTACTACCCGGGAGTGCCGGTGGACATCATCTTCGAGAGCAGCAGCTGGACCAGCTTTGAGGCGGAGATGCCCACCGGCAACCCCATCGACGAGGTCACCGTCCAGGGCCGCACCTTCCACGCCACCCTGATCGACGCCGGAGCGCCGGCGGCGCTTTTCGATCCCCGCGACTTCGGCTTCACCGGCCAGGAAAGCGCGGAAGAACTCGAGCAATTGGTCGATCTGGCCCCGGCACTGCGGGCCGCCGCCGCCAAGGTCATGGGCATCCCCAGCCACCTGACCTCCATCCCGAAGGTGGGCATTGTGGGCCCGCCGCCGGCGGGGGAGAAGGGCGTCTCCGCACGGATGATCTCGATGGGCGCCCTGCACCCGGCCATCGGCCTGACCAGCGCCGTCGCCATCGCCGCCGCCTACGGACGCGCCGGTTCCGTCGTCGCGAACGCTGCGGTGAGTAACACCGAAAGCACAGGCCACGACGGCGGCGACACCTTGGCGATCCATCTCCTGAACGGTGCCACCAGGACGGCACTGGACGCAGCGGTTCCCACCAAAGTCGCATTCCAACGGTCCGCCAGGGTCATCAGCGAAGGAACAGTGCTCGTCCCCGGCGACTGA
- a CDS encoding GntR family transcriptional regulator produces the protein MSNPALMSPYLMIRNAIIAQELPPKAQLVETALAKKYNVSRTPIREALRRLETEGLVERIGSRMQVREYRPEEMLDLYEVRSFLEEAAAKTAALRHTDMDLMLIERAHQSMVDLKFEEATAAQLAAVNRTFHERIWAASHSAALLDLLDRILVHFIRYPGTTLATPARWNQVLKEHEELVAAIRDRDAERAGKIASAHLEVAKNIRIEMYIDAQEIPAP, from the coding sequence ATGAGCAATCCGGCACTCATGAGTCCGTACCTGATGATTCGCAACGCGATCATTGCCCAGGAGCTCCCGCCGAAGGCCCAGCTGGTGGAGACCGCGCTCGCCAAGAAGTACAACGTGTCCCGCACCCCTATCCGGGAAGCCCTGCGCCGCCTGGAAACCGAGGGCCTCGTGGAGCGGATCGGCTCCCGAATGCAGGTCCGTGAGTACCGGCCCGAGGAGATGCTGGACCTCTACGAGGTGCGATCTTTCCTGGAGGAAGCCGCCGCCAAGACGGCAGCCCTCCGGCACACGGACATGGACCTGATGCTGATCGAGCGCGCCCATCAGAGCATGGTGGACCTGAAGTTCGAGGAGGCCACCGCGGCCCAGCTGGCCGCCGTGAACCGCACCTTCCACGAGCGCATCTGGGCAGCGAGCCACAGCGCCGCGCTGCTGGATCTGCTCGACCGCATCCTGGTCCACTTCATCCGCTACCCCGGCACCACCCTGGCCACGCCGGCCCGCTGGAACCAGGTCCTGAAGGAACACGAGGAACTGGTGGCCGCCATCCGCGACCGCGATGCAGAGCGGGCCGGCAAGATCGCCAGTGCCCACCTGGAAGTTGCCAAGAACATCCGGATCGAGATGTACATCGACGCACAGGAGATCCCTGCGCCGTAA
- a CDS encoding ABC transporter substrate-binding protein — protein MKLASKIPLLGLGVVLSLSMAACGGSAQGNSVVTATAEVKTDDGLVINGENIADKATYDKAKTQTLSLYSGYTESSESALVAAFTKDTGIKVNVVRLTPNKLAERVQSEQGAGKLGADVIRTSDYRIAKTLEDAKVWKAYDVPGASQFKDVSIDGGQFTRMFNSVYTLGYNTQLVKEADAPKSWADAVSGKWQGKLGIVQGGSGGSTASLSRFMESKMGQDYFAKYAAQKPTIYDSLGAEATALARGEVAVGTVTISGTNISAVQDKAPVKFIVPDEGLVAYDYYLGMAGSATNVEAAKVFMNYNLSKQGQKVFAQLGEYPARTDVEPPTIMGIKLPAADSGKVYRMANSDATTFGKDDLAKWNKVFGYSK, from the coding sequence ATGAAGTTAGCGTCCAAAATCCCCCTGCTCGGCCTCGGCGTCGTTCTCTCGCTGAGCATGGCCGCCTGCGGCGGCTCCGCCCAGGGCAACAGCGTGGTCACCGCCACGGCGGAGGTGAAGACCGACGACGGCCTGGTCATCAACGGCGAAAACATCGCGGACAAGGCCACCTATGACAAGGCCAAGACCCAGACCCTGAGCCTGTACTCCGGCTACACCGAATCCTCCGAGAGCGCCCTGGTGGCGGCCTTCACCAAGGACACGGGTATTAAGGTCAACGTGGTGCGCCTGACGCCGAACAAGCTCGCCGAGCGCGTCCAGTCCGAGCAGGGAGCCGGCAAGCTGGGGGCGGACGTCATCCGCACCTCCGACTACCGGATCGCCAAGACCTTGGAGGACGCGAAGGTCTGGAAGGCCTACGACGTGCCGGGCGCCTCGCAGTTCAAGGACGTCTCGATCGACGGCGGCCAGTTCACCCGCATGTTCAACTCCGTCTACACGCTGGGCTACAACACCCAGCTGGTCAAGGAAGCGGACGCCCCGAAGTCGTGGGCCGATGCCGTCAGCGGCAAATGGCAGGGCAAGCTGGGCATCGTCCAGGGCGGCTCCGGCGGCAGCACCGCCTCCTTGAGCCGGTTCATGGAGTCGAAGATGGGCCAGGACTACTTCGCCAAGTACGCGGCGCAGAAGCCCACCATCTATGACTCCCTTGGCGCCGAGGCCACCGCGCTGGCCCGCGGCGAGGTGGCGGTGGGAACCGTGACCATCAGCGGCACCAACATCTCCGCCGTGCAGGACAAGGCCCCGGTGAAGTTCATTGTTCCGGACGAGGGACTCGTGGCCTACGACTACTACCTCGGCATGGCCGGGTCCGCCACGAACGTTGAGGCGGCCAAGGTGTTCATGAACTACAACCTGTCCAAGCAGGGCCAGAAGGTTTTCGCACAGCTGGGCGAATACCCGGCCCGCACCGACGTTGAGCCGCCCACCATCATGGGCATCAAGCTGCCGGCCGCCGACTCCGGCAAGGTCTATCGGATGGCGAACTCCGACGCGACCACGTTCGGCAAGGACGACCTGGCCAAGTGGAACAAGGTCTTCGGCTACAGCAAGTAA
- a CDS encoding ABC transporter ATP-binding protein has protein sequence MKISIQNLQLKYGDFVAIENLNLDIGDGEALVLLGQSGCGKTSTMRCLAGLEEPSSGRIIIDDVVVFDSEKGINLPPNKRNVGMVFQSYAVWPHMTVFQNVAYSLKLQRLSKAETQDRVMEVLTMVGLEKFADRGASLLSGGQMQRVALARSLVMRPSVLMLDEPLSNLDARLRDRLRVELREIQLRLGLTCVYVTHDQHEAFALADRIALLQGGKIVQIGGPREMYETPASASIAHFLGVSNVMDCESVPAPDGSATAKVAGHGLTIHSAQRAAAAPQQMKVCMRAEDLQISSRPTTATNAWQGKVMVAGFQGNDVRYAVELEGGLELDALGTIKRGEQHEVGDSVWVSIDPSQVQILPAEVLV, from the coding sequence ATGAAAATCAGCATCCAGAATTTGCAGCTCAAGTACGGCGACTTCGTCGCCATCGAGAACCTCAACCTAGACATCGGCGACGGCGAGGCCCTGGTTCTCCTAGGCCAGTCCGGCTGCGGCAAGACCAGCACCATGCGCTGCCTTGCCGGCCTGGAAGAACCCAGCTCCGGCCGGATCATCATCGACGACGTCGTGGTGTTCGATTCGGAAAAGGGCATCAACCTGCCGCCGAACAAGCGCAACGTCGGCATGGTCTTCCAGTCCTACGCAGTGTGGCCGCACATGACGGTCTTCCAGAACGTCGCGTACTCCCTGAAGCTGCAGCGGCTCTCCAAGGCCGAAACGCAGGACCGGGTGATGGAAGTGCTCACTATGGTGGGCCTGGAAAAGTTCGCGGACCGCGGCGCCAGCCTCCTCAGCGGCGGCCAGATGCAGCGCGTGGCCCTGGCCCGCAGCCTGGTGATGCGCCCCAGCGTCCTGATGCTCGACGAACCGCTCTCCAACCTGGACGCCCGGCTCCGCGACCGCCTCCGCGTGGAACTCCGTGAAATCCAGCTGCGCCTCGGCCTGACCTGCGTTTACGTCACCCACGACCAGCACGAGGCCTTCGCCCTGGCGGACCGCATCGCCCTGCTCCAGGGCGGAAAGATCGTCCAGATCGGCGGCCCGCGGGAAATGTACGAGACCCCGGCCAGCGCCTCGATCGCCCACTTCCTGGGTGTCTCCAACGTCATGGACTGTGAATCGGTGCCCGCCCCGGACGGCTCAGCCACCGCCAAGGTTGCCGGCCACGGCCTCACCATCCACTCCGCCCAGCGCGCTGCCGCGGCGCCGCAGCAGATGAAGGTCTGCATGCGCGCCGAAGACCTCCAGATCAGCTCCCGGCCCACGACGGCGACCAACGCCTGGCAGGGGAAAGTCATGGTGGCCGGCTTCCAGGGCAACGACGTGCGCTACGCCGTCGAACTGGAGGGCGGCCTGGAACTGGACGCCCTCGGCACCATCAAGCGGGGCGAACAGCACGAGGTCGGGGACTCGGTCTGGGTCAGCATCGACCCGTCGCAGGTCCAGATCCTCCCGGCGGAGGTGCTCGTATGA